The Leclercia sp. S52 genome has a segment encoding these proteins:
- the cyoE gene encoding heme o synthase translates to MFKQYLQVTKPGIIFGNLISVIGGFLLASKGSIDYTLFIYTLVGVSLVVASGCVFNNYIDMDIDRKMERTKNRVLVKGLMSPAVSLVYATLLGIAGFMLLWFGANPLACWLGVMGFVVYVGVYSLYMKRHSVYGTLIGSLSGAAPPVIGYCAVTNEFDSGALILLAIFSLWQMPHSYAIAIFRFKDYQAANIPVLPVVKGISVAKNHITLYIIAFAVATLMLSLGGYAGYKYLVVAAAVSVWWLGMALRGYKVEDDKVWARKLFVFSIVAITSLSVMMSVDFMVPDSHNLLTYVW, encoded by the coding sequence ATGTTTAAGCAATACCTGCAAGTCACAAAACCTGGCATCATCTTTGGCAACCTGATCTCGGTGATCGGAGGGTTCCTGCTGGCCTCTAAGGGCAGCATCGATTACACCCTCTTTATCTACACGCTGGTTGGGGTGTCACTGGTTGTCGCGTCCGGTTGTGTATTTAACAACTACATCGACATGGATATCGACAGGAAGATGGAAAGGACCAAAAATCGGGTGCTGGTAAAAGGCCTGATGTCCCCTGCCGTCTCGCTGGTGTACGCCACCTTGCTGGGTATTGCTGGCTTTATGCTGCTGTGGTTCGGCGCCAACCCTCTGGCCTGCTGGCTGGGGGTGATGGGTTTCGTGGTGTATGTGGGCGTCTACAGCCTGTATATGAAACGTCACTCCGTCTACGGTACGCTGATTGGTTCACTCTCCGGCGCTGCGCCGCCGGTGATTGGCTACTGCGCGGTTACCAACGAGTTCGACAGCGGTGCGCTGATCCTGCTGGCTATCTTTAGCCTGTGGCAGATGCCGCACTCCTACGCCATTGCGATTTTCCGCTTTAAGGATTATCAGGCAGCGAACATTCCGGTACTGCCGGTGGTGAAAGGCATTTCCGTTGCCAAGAACCATATCACGCTCTACATCATTGCCTTTGCGGTTGCTACGCTAATGCTCTCTCTGGGCGGTTACGCCGGGTACAAATATCTGGTGGTTGCTGCGGCGGTAAGCGTCTGGTGGCTCGGTATGGCACTGCGAGGTTATAAAGTGGAAGACGACAAAGTCTGGGCACGCAAACTGTTTGTGTTCTCTATTGTCGCTATCACTTCCCTGTCGGTGATGATGTCCGTCGACTTTATGGTGCCGGATTCACATAATCTGCTGACCTACGTCTGGTAA
- the dxs gene encoding 1-deoxy-D-xylulose-5-phosphate synthase, which produces MSFDIAKYPTLALVDSTQELRLLPKESLPKLCDELRRYLLDSVSRSSGHFASGLGTVELTVALHYVYNTPFDQLIWDVGHQAYPHKILTGRRDKIDTIRQKGGLHPFPWRGESEYDVLSVGHSSTSISAGIGIAVAAEKENKQRRTVCVIGDGAITAGMAFEAMNHAGDIKPDMLVVLNDNEMSISENVGALNNHLANLLSGKLYSSLREGGKKVFSGVPPIKELLRRTEEHIKGMVVPGTLFEELGFNYIGPVDGHDVLGLVSTLKNMRDLKGPQFLHIMTKKGRGYEPAEKDPITFHAVPKFDPTSGCLPKSSGGMPSYSKIFGDWLCETAAKDSKLMAVTPAMREGSGMVEFSRKYPTQYFDVAIAEQHAVTFAAGLAIGGYKPVVAIYSTFLQRAYDQVIHDVAIQKLPVLFAIDRAGIVGADGQTHQGAFDLSFLRCVPDMVVMTPSDENECRQMLFTGYHYQDGPTAVRYPRGNAVGVTLEPLAKLPIGKGVVKRRGEKLAILNFGTLMPEAAKVAESLNATLVDMRFVKPLDEALILEMASRHEALITLEENAIMGGAGSGVNEVLMAKRKVVPVLNLGLPDHFIPQGTQDEARADIGLDAAGIEARITAWLA; this is translated from the coding sequence ATGAGTTTTGATATTGCCAAATACCCGACACTGGCGTTGGTTGACTCCACCCAGGAGTTACGTCTGTTGCCGAAAGAGAGCCTGCCGAAGCTGTGCGACGAGCTTCGTCGCTATCTGCTCGACAGCGTAAGCCGCTCCAGCGGCCATTTCGCCTCCGGGCTTGGCACGGTGGAGCTCACCGTGGCGCTGCATTATGTCTATAACACGCCTTTCGATCAGCTGATCTGGGACGTGGGTCATCAGGCTTATCCGCACAAAATTCTCACCGGCCGTCGCGATAAAATTGACACCATTCGCCAGAAAGGTGGCCTGCATCCGTTCCCGTGGCGCGGCGAGAGCGAGTACGACGTCCTGAGCGTCGGCCACTCCTCTACCTCCATTTCTGCCGGGATCGGTATTGCCGTTGCCGCCGAAAAAGAGAACAAACAGCGCCGCACCGTCTGCGTGATTGGCGATGGGGCGATCACCGCCGGGATGGCCTTTGAGGCGATGAACCACGCGGGTGATATCAAGCCCGACATGCTGGTGGTCCTCAATGACAATGAAATGTCGATTTCCGAAAACGTCGGGGCGCTGAACAACCACCTGGCGAATCTGCTTTCGGGCAAGCTCTACTCCAGCCTGCGCGAAGGCGGCAAAAAAGTCTTCTCCGGCGTACCGCCGATTAAAGAGCTGCTGCGTCGCACTGAAGAACATATCAAAGGCATGGTGGTGCCCGGCACGCTGTTTGAAGAGCTGGGCTTTAACTACATCGGCCCGGTTGACGGGCACGACGTGCTGGGGCTGGTCTCGACGCTGAAAAACATGCGCGACCTGAAAGGCCCGCAGTTCCTGCACATCATGACCAAAAAAGGCCGGGGCTACGAACCGGCGGAAAAAGATCCCATCACCTTCCACGCGGTGCCTAAATTCGACCCGACCAGCGGCTGCCTGCCAAAAAGCAGCGGCGGGATGCCGAGCTACTCAAAAATCTTCGGTGACTGGCTGTGCGAAACTGCCGCCAAAGACAGCAAGCTGATGGCCGTGACCCCGGCGATGCGCGAAGGCTCCGGTATGGTCGAGTTTTCCCGCAAATACCCGACGCAATATTTTGATGTTGCTATTGCCGAGCAGCATGCGGTGACCTTCGCCGCGGGCCTGGCGATTGGTGGTTACAAGCCGGTGGTGGCGATCTACTCCACCTTCCTGCAGCGCGCCTACGATCAGGTGATCCACGACGTCGCCATCCAGAAACTGCCGGTGCTGTTCGCCATCGATCGGGCAGGCATTGTCGGCGCCGACGGCCAGACGCACCAGGGAGCGTTCGATCTCTCCTTCTTGCGCTGTGTCCCGGACATGGTGGTGATGACCCCGAGCGACGAGAACGAGTGTCGTCAGATGCTGTTCACCGGCTACCACTATCAGGATGGCCCCACCGCCGTGCGTTATCCGCGCGGTAATGCCGTGGGCGTCACCCTGGAGCCGCTGGCAAAACTGCCGATTGGCAAAGGCGTCGTCAAACGTCGCGGTGAAAAGCTGGCGATCCTGAACTTCGGTACGCTGATGCCGGAAGCGGCAAAAGTGGCGGAATCCCTTAACGCGACGCTGGTGGATATGCGCTTTGTGAAGCCGCTCGATGAAGCGCTGATTCTGGAGATGGCCTCACGGCACGAGGCGCTGATCACCCTGGAAGAGAATGCCATTATGGGTGGCGCTGGCAGCGGTGTGAACGAAGTGCTGATGGCGAAGCGTAAAGTCGTGCCGGTGCTGAACCTCGGCCTGCCGGACCACTTTATCCCGCAGGGTACCCAGGACGAAGCGCGCGCCGACATTGGCCTGGATGCCGCCGGCATCGAAGCCCGCATCACCGCCTGGCTGGCATAA
- a CDS encoding MFS transporter, which translates to MNDYKMTPGELRATWGLGTVFSLRMLGMFMVLPVLTTYGMALQGASEALIGLAIGIYGLAQAVFQIPFGLLSDRVGRKPLIVGGLLVFVAGSVVAALSHSIWGIILGRALQGSGAIAAAVMALLSDLTREQNRTKAMAFIGVSFGVTFAIAMVLGPIITHALGLHALFWMIAVLATLGIALTIWVVPDSKNHVLNRESGMVKGCFSKVLVEPRLLKLNFGIMCLHILLMSTFVALPGQLAAAGFPAAEHWKIYLVTMLISFVSVVPFIIYAEVKRRMKRVFLACVALLLIAEIVLWGSGPHFWELVAGVQLFFLAFNLMEALLPSLISKESPAGYKGTAMGIYSTSQFIGVAIGGSLGGWVDGMFDSQTVFLAGALLATVWLLVASTMKEPRYVSSLRVEIPQEVEVSEALKQRLEAKEGVSEVLLVPEERSLYVKIDSKVTNRFEVEQALKA; encoded by the coding sequence ATGAACGATTATAAAATGACGCCAGGCGAGCTACGCGCCACCTGGGGTTTGGGCACAGTTTTTTCGTTGCGTATGCTCGGCATGTTTATGGTCCTGCCTGTTCTGACCACATACGGCATGGCGTTACAGGGAGCAAGCGAGGCGTTAATTGGCCTTGCCATCGGTATTTATGGCCTGGCGCAGGCGGTCTTTCAGATCCCCTTTGGCCTGCTCTCCGATCGCGTCGGCCGCAAGCCGCTGATCGTCGGCGGGCTGCTGGTGTTTGTCGCCGGTAGCGTGGTCGCCGCCCTCTCCCACTCCATTTGGGGCATCATTCTCGGCCGTGCGCTGCAGGGCTCCGGGGCCATCGCCGCTGCCGTGATGGCGCTGCTGTCCGATCTGACCCGCGAACAGAACCGCACCAAAGCGATGGCCTTTATTGGCGTCAGCTTCGGCGTGACCTTTGCTATCGCGATGGTGCTGGGCCCCATCATCACCCATGCGCTCGGGCTACATGCCCTGTTCTGGATGATCGCCGTGCTGGCGACCCTCGGCATCGCGCTGACCATTTGGGTCGTTCCCGACAGCAAAAACCATGTCCTGAACCGCGAATCGGGGATGGTCAAAGGCTGCTTCAGCAAGGTGCTGGTCGAGCCGCGTCTGCTGAAGCTCAACTTCGGCATCATGTGCCTGCATATCCTGTTGATGTCCACCTTTGTCGCCCTGCCCGGCCAGCTGGCCGCTGCCGGTTTTCCGGCGGCTGAGCACTGGAAAATCTACCTGGTCACCATGCTTATCTCTTTTGTGTCCGTGGTGCCGTTTATTATTTATGCCGAAGTAAAGCGCCGGATGAAGCGCGTCTTCCTGGCCTGCGTCGCCCTGCTGTTGATCGCCGAAATCGTGCTCTGGGGTTCCGGCCCGCACTTCTGGGAGCTGGTCGCAGGCGTGCAGCTGTTCTTCCTCGCCTTTAACCTGATGGAAGCCCTGCTGCCGTCGTTAATCAGTAAAGAATCTCCGGCCGGCTATAAAGGAACGGCGATGGGGATCTACTCCACCAGCCAGTTTATCGGTGTGGCAATCGGCGGGTCTCTGGGAGGCTGGGTCGATGGCATGTTTGATTCACAAACCGTCTTCCTGGCGGGTGCGCTGCTGGCAACGGTCTGGCTGCTGGTAGCCAGCACCATGAAAGAACCGCGTTATGTCAGCAGCCTGCGGGTGGAAATTCCGCAGGAAGTTGAAGTGAGCGAAGCATTAAAACAGCGACTTGAAGCTAAAGAGGGTGTCAGCGAGGTATTACTGGTGCCGGAAGAGCGCAGTCTGTATGTCAAAATCGACAGCAAAGTGACTAACCGCTTTGAAGTTGAGCAGGCGCTTAAAGCCTGA
- a CDS encoding YajQ family cyclic di-GMP-binding protein: MPSFDIVSEVDIQEVRNGVDNASREVESRFDFRGVEASFELNDANKTIKILSESDFQVTQLLDILRAKLLKRGIEGTSLDVPETFVHSGKTWFVEAKLKQGIESAMQKKIVKLIKDSKLKVQAQIQGEEIRVTGKSRDDLQGVMALVRGGDLGQPFQFKNFRD, encoded by the coding sequence ATGCCATCTTTCGATATTGTTTCTGAAGTTGATATCCAGGAAGTACGTAACGGCGTGGACAACGCCAGCCGTGAAGTTGAGTCACGTTTCGATTTTCGTGGCGTTGAGGCCAGTTTTGAGCTGAACGACGCAAATAAGACCATTAAGATCCTCAGCGAGTCCGATTTTCAGGTCACCCAGCTGCTGGACATTCTGCGCGCCAAGCTGCTGAAGCGCGGCATCGAAGGGACCTCCCTCGACGTGCCGGAGACTTTCGTTCACAGCGGCAAAACCTGGTTTGTTGAAGCCAAACTGAAGCAGGGCATTGAGAGCGCGATGCAGAAGAAAATCGTCAAGCTCATCAAAGACAGCAAGCTGAAGGTGCAGGCACAGATTCAGGGCGAAGAGATTCGTGTCACCGGCAAATCCCGCGACGATCTGCAGGGTGTGATGGCACTGGTGCGCGGCGGCGATCTGGGCCAGCCGTTCCAGTTCAAGAACTTCCGCGATTAA
- the ispA gene encoding (2E,6E)-farnesyl diphosphate synthase, which translates to MDFSNQLQACVGRADDALRRFIAPQPFQNTPLVEAMHYGALLGGKRLRPFLVYATGGMFGISADTLDAPAAAVECIHAYSLIHDDLPAMDDDDLRRGQPTCHIKFGEANAILAGDALQTLAFSILSDAPMVEVADRDRLAMVSELAMASGVAGMCGGQALDLEAEGRQVNLEQLERIHRHKTGALIRAAVRLGALSAGEQGRKALPVLDRYAESIGLAFQVQDDILDVVGDTATLGKRQGADQQLGKSTYPALLGLEQAQQKARDLIADARQSLEQLAAQSLDTSALEALADYIIQRDK; encoded by the coding sequence ATGGATTTTTCGAACCAGCTTCAGGCGTGCGTCGGGCGCGCTGACGACGCCTTGCGCCGTTTTATCGCTCCGCAGCCTTTTCAGAACACTCCACTGGTTGAGGCCATGCATTATGGCGCACTGTTAGGCGGCAAACGCCTGCGTCCTTTTCTGGTGTATGCCACCGGTGGGATGTTCGGCATCAGCGCCGATACGCTGGATGCGCCAGCGGCCGCGGTCGAGTGTATTCATGCCTACTCGCTGATCCATGACGATCTGCCGGCGATGGACGATGACGATCTGCGTCGCGGCCAGCCGACCTGCCACATTAAGTTTGGCGAAGCGAACGCCATTCTGGCAGGCGATGCCCTGCAAACCCTGGCGTTCTCGATTCTGAGCGATGCCCCAATGGTGGAAGTCGCGGATCGCGATCGTCTGGCGATGGTTTCCGAACTGGCGATGGCCAGCGGCGTGGCCGGCATGTGTGGCGGTCAGGCGCTGGATCTTGAGGCGGAAGGTCGTCAGGTTAATCTGGAACAGCTGGAGCGTATTCATCGCCACAAGACCGGGGCATTGATTCGCGCCGCCGTGCGTCTGGGCGCGCTGAGCGCGGGTGAGCAGGGTCGCAAAGCCCTGCCCGTTCTGGATCGCTACGCAGAAAGTATCGGTTTAGCCTTCCAGGTTCAGGATGACATTCTGGATGTCGTGGGCGATACTGCAACATTGGGTAAACGTCAGGGTGCCGATCAGCAGCTTGGCAAAAGTACCTATCCCGCCCTTCTGGGTCTTGAGCAAGCCCAACAAAAAGCCCGGGACCTGATTGCGGATGCCCGCCAGTCGCTTGAACAACTGGCCGCGCAGTCACTGGATACCTCGGCACTGGAAGCGCTAGCGGACTATATAATCCAGCGTGATAAATAA
- the thiI gene encoding tRNA uracil 4-sulfurtransferase ThiI: MKFIIKLFPEITIKSQSVRLRFIKILTGNIRNVLKHYDETLAVVRHWDHVEVRAKDENKRLDIRDALTRIPGIHHILEVEDVPFTSLHDIFEKALAQYRDQIEGKTFCVRAKRRGKHEFSSIEVERYVGGGLNQHVESARVRLTNPEVTVNLEIENDRLLLVKGRYEGIGGFPIGTQEDVLSLISGGFDSGVSSYMLMRRGCRVHYCFFNLGGAAHEIGVRQVAHYLWNRFGSSHRVRFVAINFEPVVGEILEKVDDGQMGVILKRMMVRAASKVAERYGVQALVTGEALGQVSSQTLTNLRLIDNVSDTLILRPLISHDKEHIIDLAREIGTEDFARTMPEYCGVISKSPTVKAVKSKIEAEEENFDFSILEKVVAEASNIDIREIAQQTEQDVVEVETVNGFGPDDVLLDIRSVDEQDAKPFEPEGVEVASLPFYKLSTKFGDLDKSKTYLLWCERGVMSRLQALYLREQGFTNVKVYRP; encoded by the coding sequence ATGAAGTTTATCATTAAATTGTTCCCGGAAATCACCATCAAAAGCCAATCTGTGCGTTTGCGCTTTATTAAAATTTTAACCGGGAACATTCGTAACGTTCTGAAGCACTACGACGAGACGCTGGCCGTCGTGCGTCACTGGGATCACGTTGAAGTCCGCGCTAAAGATGAAAACAAGCGCCTGGACATTCGTGATGCCTTAACCCGTATTCCGGGTATCCACCATATTCTGGAAGTGGAAGATGTACCTTTCACGTCCCTGCACGACATCTTCGAAAAAGCGCTGGCGCAGTATCGCGACCAGATCGAAGGCAAAACCTTCTGCGTGCGCGCCAAGCGTCGCGGTAAACATGAGTTTAGCTCCATTGAAGTTGAACGCTACGTTGGCGGCGGGCTGAATCAGCACGTTGAGTCTGCGCGCGTGCGTCTGACCAACCCGGAAGTGACCGTTAACCTGGAAATTGAAAACGACCGTCTGCTGCTGGTGAAAGGCCGTTATGAAGGTATCGGCGGCTTCCCGATCGGCACCCAGGAAGATGTGCTGTCACTGATCTCCGGCGGTTTCGACTCCGGCGTCTCCAGCTATATGCTGATGCGTCGCGGCTGCCGCGTACACTACTGCTTCTTTAACCTCGGCGGCGCGGCGCACGAAATTGGCGTGCGTCAGGTGGCTCACTATCTGTGGAACCGCTTCGGCAGCTCCCACCGCGTGCGTTTTGTGGCGATCAACTTTGAGCCGGTAGTTGGCGAGATCCTCGAGAAAGTCGACGACGGCCAGATGGGCGTAATTCTCAAGCGCATGATGGTGCGTGCGGCTTCGAAAGTGGCTGAGCGTTACGGCGTGCAGGCGCTGGTGACCGGCGAAGCGCTGGGCCAGGTCTCCAGCCAGACCCTGACCAACCTGCGTCTTATCGACAACGTCTCTGATACGCTGATCCTGCGTCCGCTGATCTCCCACGATAAAGAGCACATCATCGATCTGGCGCGTGAAATCGGTACGGAAGACTTCGCCCGCACCATGCCGGAATACTGCGGCGTGATTTCCAAGAGCCCGACCGTGAAAGCGGTGAAGTCGAAGATTGAAGCGGAAGAAGAGAACTTCGATTTCAGCATCCTTGAGAAAGTGGTGGCTGAAGCCTCTAACATTGATATCCGCGAGATCGCCCAGCAGACCGAGCAGGATGTGGTCGAAGTGGAGACCGTGAACGGTTTCGGTCCTGACGACGTGCTGCTGGATATCCGCTCTGTGGATGAACAGGATGCGAAGCCGTTTGAGCCGGAGGGTGTGGAAGTGGCCTCGCTGCCGTTCTACAAGCTGAGCACTAAGTTTGGCGATCTGGATAAGAGCAAAACCTATCTGCTGTGGTGCGAGCGCGGGGTGATGAGCCGTCTGCAGGCGCTCTATCTGCGCGAGCAGGGCTTTACCAATGTGAAGGTGTATCGACCATAG
- the panE gene encoding 2-dehydropantoate 2-reductase, translating into MKITVLGCGALGQLWLAALRKQGHEVQGWLRVPQPYCSVNLIEEDGSIFNESLIANDPDFLAQSDLLLVTLKAWQVSDAVRALASTLPSSSPIMLLHNGMGTIEELKSVPQPLLMAITTHAARRDGNVIVHVASGMTHIGPARAQEGDYSYLADRFQQVLPDVAWHDNIRPQMWRKLAVNCVINPLTALLDCPNGELKNHPQTVATLCAEVAAVVEREGIHSSVDDIRYYVEEVIESTAQNISSMLQDIRGLRHTEIDYITGYLLKRARAHGISVPENVRLYEQVKRKESEYERVGTGMPRPW; encoded by the coding sequence ATGAAAATTACCGTGCTCGGATGCGGGGCACTGGGACAACTTTGGCTCGCCGCACTTCGCAAACAGGGACATGAAGTCCAGGGCTGGCTGCGCGTGCCGCAACCCTATTGCAGTGTAAACCTGATTGAAGAAGACGGGAGTATCTTTAACGAATCGCTTATCGCTAACGATCCTGATTTCCTGGCGCAAAGCGATCTGCTGTTGGTCACCCTGAAAGCCTGGCAGGTTTCCGATGCCGTGCGGGCGCTGGCGTCCACCCTCCCCTCTTCGTCACCGATTATGTTGCTGCACAACGGAATGGGCACCATTGAGGAGCTCAAAAGCGTTCCCCAGCCGTTGCTGATGGCCATTACTACCCATGCGGCTCGCCGTGACGGCAACGTGATTGTTCATGTTGCCAGCGGGATGACCCACATCGGCCCGGCCAGAGCGCAGGAGGGGGATTACAGTTATCTGGCAGATCGTTTCCAGCAGGTGCTGCCGGATGTCGCCTGGCACGATAACATTCGCCCGCAGATGTGGCGCAAGCTGGCGGTAAACTGCGTGATCAATCCGCTGACTGCCCTGCTGGATTGCCCGAACGGTGAGCTTAAAAATCATCCGCAGACGGTCGCAACGCTGTGTGCTGAGGTCGCTGCCGTGGTGGAGCGCGAGGGTATTCACTCCTCGGTGGACGATATTCGTTATTACGTTGAAGAGGTCATTGAAAGCACCGCCCAGAATATCTCTTCGATGCTGCAGGATATCCGCGGGCTACGCCATACCGAAATTGACTACATTACCGGTTACCTGCTAAAACGCGCCCGCGCGCACGGTATCAGCGTGCCGGAAAATGTCCGGCTGTATGAACAGGTTAAACGTAAGGAGAGTGAGTATGAGCGCGTCGGCACTGGTATGCCTCGCCCCTGGTAG
- the xseB gene encoding exodeoxyribonuclease VII small subunit, giving the protein MPKKNDAPASFETALSELEQIVTRLESGDLPLEEALNEFERGVQLARQGQVKLQQAEQRVQILLSDNENAATTPFTPDAE; this is encoded by the coding sequence ATGCCGAAGAAAAACGATGCACCCGCCAGTTTCGAAACTGCGCTGAGTGAACTGGAGCAAATCGTTACCCGTCTGGAAAGCGGCGACCTGCCGTTAGAAGAGGCGCTTAATGAATTCGAACGCGGCGTGCAGCTTGCGCGCCAGGGCCAGGTTAAGCTGCAACAGGCGGAACAACGCGTGCAGATCCTGCTCTCCGATAACGAAAACGCTGCCACGACCCCCTTCACCCCGGATGCCGAGTAG
- a CDS encoding cytochrome o ubiquinol oxidase subunit III, translated as MATDTLTHATAHAHDHGHHDTGPMKVFGFWIYLMSDCILFCCLFATYAVLVNGTAGGPTGKDIFELPFVLVETALLLFSSITYGMAAIAMYKNNKSQVVSWLALTWLFGAGFIGMEIYEFHHLIMEGFGPDRSGFLSAFFALVGTHGLHVTSGLIWMAVLMFQVSRRGLTSTNRTRIMCLSLFWHFLDVVWICVFSVVYLMGAM; from the coding sequence ATGGCAACTGATACTTTAACCCACGCGACTGCCCATGCGCATGATCACGGGCACCATGATACAGGGCCGATGAAAGTCTTCGGCTTCTGGATCTACCTGATGAGCGACTGCATCCTGTTCTGCTGTCTGTTCGCGACCTATGCCGTTCTGGTGAACGGCACAGCGGGCGGCCCGACCGGCAAGGACATTTTCGAGCTGCCGTTCGTTCTGGTTGAAACCGCACTGCTGCTGTTCAGCTCCATCACCTACGGCATGGCGGCTATCGCCATGTACAAGAACAACAAGAGCCAGGTCGTCTCCTGGCTGGCGTTGACCTGGCTGTTTGGTGCTGGATTTATCGGGATGGAAATCTATGAATTCCACCACCTGATCATGGAAGGTTTCGGTCCGGATCGCAGTGGCTTCCTGTCAGCGTTCTTCGCGCTGGTCGGTACCCACGGTCTGCACGTGACTTCCGGTCTGATCTGGATGGCGGTACTGATGTTCCAGGTATCCCGTCGCGGCCTGACCAGCACTAACCGCACCCGTATTATGTGCCTGAGCCTGTTCTGGCACTTCCTGGATGTGGTCTGGATCTGTGTGTTCTCTGTAGTGTATCTGATGGGGGCGATGTAA
- the yajL gene encoding protein deglycase YajL: protein MSASALVCLAPGSEETEAVTTIDLLVRAGINVTTASVASDGNLIITCSRGVKIVADAPLVEVADGDYDVIVLPGGIKGAECFRDSPLLVETVRQFHHSGRIVAAICAAAATVLVPHNIFPIGNMTGFPTLKDKIPEEQWVDKRMVWDPRVNLLTSQGPGTSIDFALKIIELLVGRAKAYEVASSLVMAAGIYNYYEA from the coding sequence ATGAGCGCGTCGGCACTGGTATGCCTCGCCCCTGGTAGCGAAGAGACCGAAGCGGTCACTACTATCGATCTGCTGGTTCGCGCCGGGATTAACGTCACGACAGCAAGCGTCGCCAGCGACGGTAATCTGATTATCACCTGCTCGCGCGGGGTGAAGATCGTGGCCGATGCCCCGCTGGTGGAGGTTGCCGACGGTGATTACGACGTCATCGTCCTGCCGGGTGGTATTAAGGGTGCGGAGTGCTTCCGCGACAGCCCGCTACTGGTCGAGACGGTCAGGCAGTTCCACCATTCCGGACGCATCGTCGCTGCCATCTGCGCGGCCGCGGCCACGGTGCTGGTTCCACATAATATCTTCCCGATTGGCAATATGACCGGTTTCCCGACGCTGAAGGATAAAATTCCCGAAGAGCAGTGGGTGGACAAGCGTATGGTCTGGGATCCGCGCGTCAACCTGTTAACCAGCCAGGGGCCGGGCACGTCGATCGATTTTGCGTTGAAGATTATCGAGCTGCTGGTCGGGCGGGCAAAAGCCTATGAAGTGGCCTCATCGCTGGTGATGGCGGCGGGGATTTATAACTATTACGAAGCGTAA
- a CDS encoding cytochrome o ubiquinol oxidase subunit IV, protein MSHSNDHGASHGSVKTYMTGFILSIILTVIPFWMVMSGTASHAAILGTVLVTAVVQILVHLVCFLHMNTKSDEGWNMTAFIFTVIIIAILVVGSIWIMWNLNYNMMVH, encoded by the coding sequence ATGAGTCATTCAAACGATCATGGCGCTTCCCACGGTAGCGTAAAAACCTACATGACAGGTTTCATCCTGTCGATCATCCTGACGGTGATCCCGTTCTGGATGGTGATGAGCGGTACTGCTTCTCACGCGGCAATCCTGGGCACTGTCCTGGTTACCGCGGTAGTGCAGATTCTGGTGCATCTGGTTTGCTTCCTGCACATGAACACCAAATCTGATGAAGGCTGGAACATGACGGCATTCATCTTTACCGTGATTATCATCGCAATCCTGGTAGTCGGCTCCATCTGGATCATGTGGAACCTCAACTACAACATGATGGTTCACTAA